The genomic stretch TCCTGGTTATCATATCATATCAATTCAGAAGGTAAGAAAGTTTTTCATGCAAAAGCCAGCAAACGGATTAGAACTAGGAACTGGGACAAAACTAGGGGCACTAGGCTAAagtttcagggggaaaaaaaccaacagatgtAGAGATGAGACTGGAGAGCCCCACAAGAGGCTTGTCGGATCTGTGGAATTAGGGGGAGATGAGAATGGCTCAAACAACACATATCTGATGACAGAGTGGCTTTGGGGTGCACTGAGAAGATAGAATTTGTCTCCCTTTGCTCTTAATAAAGAGGAATAAAGTAATTCCACTTCACATAGGCTAAGCAAAGAGGCTGAACTGCATGAAAGTACAATGATTTACTGAGCAAGGAGTTAATAATTAGCCAAAGTACTAAAGGAGATGAGAATAAATGGTGCACTTTCAATactacttatttttccttctgcaacaTATACGAATACCATGTTTTACAGGTATTACCACCTCTGATATATTCTGCACAAGGAAGATCTGGCAATATTCCCTTTTCACACAGAAAGATGCTACTGCATTTACTTCTAAGTATATAAACAACTAAGGGGAAAGTGATGTGAACAGAATTGAATTTAGCTGAATTATGAGATAAGAAATGCTACTTTCCTGAGAtgcaatattttatatattaattttaaatacactgcttttaaatttatAGTATTTTCCCCGTATGAACTGGTAGTGAAGGATGGTTTGATAGGAATGAGCTTTAGAAGGAAAACTAATTTTGCACAAACCATGCATCTGCAGGgcacagaaaacagttttttccaATATGTGTTTGAAACTGTGCCCACCCAAGTCTTTCTTCAGATGAGCATGAAAGCAACTTTGATAAAACTGTGAAAATGTCTGTACCTTCAGTAGGTTTATCAGCAATCGCTGCTTGATTTTCGTCGTCTTCTGGCTTTGTTACCACCATGGACGTCAGTGGTGTCacaaatttgtattttagtGATAGATCCAGGGCTTCAGCTGTAAgattctccttttcttctcctgtagCTGAAATGCTGAATACAGGGAGAGGCTCCTAGCATCAGTGATTGCCAAATTACTGTTGAACTCTGAGTTAAgtactatttttaaaagtgaagtaATCTCTCTGCAGctaaaaagacaaaactgcattttccattaatgataatttaaaactgtttaattTGCTAACTGTAAAACAAATGCTGAGGTTGTGGAGATTTTCGTTACTGTTCTTTATGCTTTCCTATTGGCATCTGGGTGTGATGATGagcaaaaacaaggaaatagaCCTCAATCCCAGCTTTACATCCTAGAGGCTGGAGCAGTCACACAGCGTGGTGCTTTCACTGGACGTGTGATTCTTGGTATAATTACCGTTTTTCCAGGAGTTGTTCAATGGTGAGATAAGCCCAAAGCCTCTCAATGAAATCTCCAAATATATATCCCTGCTCTTGGAAAGCTTTAGCTGTTTGCTCCTTATCTTGGTGTGAAGTAAATGATAGGGCATCATTAGCCTGTTAGGAATAAGGAAAATAAGCCAGGGACTCCCACTATTTTCCAAAATCAAAACCTTAACACCTGAAAATCTTAATAAATTGAAAAACATTGTGGTCCAACTAAGAACTTGCCCAGGAATTTTTTAGCTTCTAAAAAGCTCAGTAGTGTATGCTATGAGACATAATGCACTTTCCAAATTCAAATGACATTTGATTCATTAGAATTTGACTACTCACGATTTAAAGAATCATGATTACGATTCTTATATAGCAACTTGTTCAATATGAAGACTACTGCCTACCAGCACTGAACATCTGGCTTCTGAAAGAACTGGAGAGGATATTTAGagagtaaagaaaacaaaataagttaGCAAAGCTTATTCAGTCATGTTGCACAAAGCTGTTCTGGATTAACCCAAGTATAACTAACAGACTTAGACAAGAAACTTGCCTAAGGAACTTGTAAAAGCAATGCCTTTGGTGCTCTTGCTTTCTCACATACGCAGCAATACATGTTCTCACTGAGGTGAAGACATACGTGTGACTATTTTAAGTTGTGCCACCTTTGAACACAGATACTTTGTGGAACAAGAAAATAGTCAAAGAAATCCATACTTACACCTTCACCTTTCACATCTACTGTCAAACTGTTTTGGTTGATGTCTCTAAGGCGCCCAGCCACCACAATCTCAGACCCATCATAGAAATGCTTAAAGCTGTTTTTAGTTACGtctgcaatttcattttctgggTAGTTCAATTCCACATCCATTAGCATAGGATTGGACACCTCATCATAAAAACCCTGtaggataaaaagaaaaatatttaaccaccattttttctttaattcatgTGTAGATCTGTAACCAGTGCTATTTCAGCAGTGAACATTTAGaatgtattttagaagaaatatgtaaatattcaGTTGTATCTCAGAATACAAAACCTAAAAATCTGCAAGTAAGGCAAACGAGGAAGGACGCACCAACTTTTTGGTCTCACTAAGACAGAGGGAAAATACCCAAGAAAACGTGCTGTGGATGATGAGTTCCATCATCATTCATCATGAGGAACACCAAGATCCTTTCATTTCATAAAGTAAGTTTCTAGACCAACTCCCTGAAGAGACTGAAATGATAACACAAGCCAAGAAGATGAGGCATTTGATTTTGTAATTAAATCCAGCATACAACATTTTGGCCTGTCTTTCCAATGAATGCTATTTCCATGTCAAAAGCCAAAAATTCAATTCCATACTACTTTGATGTCTTTTCATGTCATATAGAATTCAGAACGTTTCAGAAGTATGGTAAAATAAGTTAGCTTGCAGAAAGTTCCTAAATGCAGAATATCTAGAGCCTTTAACCTCTGTCGGCCTTCTCCTCTTTTGACATAATCTGTGAGATATGGAAGGTATAGTGACTGCAGCACTTTCGCTTATATAATGTGGCACACACCAAGGAGTCCTTCAGAATCATGTCTGTCTTGTGTCACCTGTGCCAAGTTTTGAACACTCTTCCATAGCGTGGGGAGTCTCtctttagtgtttttttttccattatttcagaaaggaagaagaaaattaaatgcaacCAATACTCTGACTACAGCATACTTGACTGTCTCAGTACCAGAGtacactttctgctttttgattacttcagaattaaaaaaaagttagcaTACTTGCCAGAATTAACACATCTCTCATCTAATTTAAGTTGTGATTACTGTACCTGGAGTTGTAAAGCTGAATCAGAGTCAGGATAAATCCGACGGGCCAatcctttgttttccagtgcCATCTTCTCCAAGAAGTTGTAATCAACACCATAACCAAAACCAAGATTGTATAAAGTATACTTTCCTTCAATGGCTTTTTTCACATGTGTCTGAATGTCCTGAGTATTTGATATCCCTacattaaacaagaaaaaaaggttgaGTTTCTTCATAAATTGATAAAATGAAACGCGGTTAGCGGTGTTTGGATTTCTTAAGAGACATTATCAAAAACTTGTTTGGTCACATGATGATGGTGTAGTAGCATTTCAATcgtgaaaaaggaaaaagcagaagtcaaAGATGACGGcctattttaatttaaaatgatttttgttaGTTAATTCACTCTGTTATTTCGCCCAACACAAACTTACCTACATTCGGTTGGCCATCGGTTAACATGATAATTATTGAAGCACTTCTCTTGGGCACAAGGTTTTCTTCATGAGCAGCCTTCAGCATATCAATTCCTTTCATCATTCCACCATATAAATTTGTCACTGTAAGACAGACATAGAAATCTGGTTTCGGCACAGTCAAAATAATGGACCATGTTTCATGGGAATCTGAGAAAACCTGATTATAGTATGATAATGAAAAGTTGGAGTTTGCTAGCAAGGGGATGTTTAGATACAAAAATAACTGAGCTTTGCAAACATAAGGATGAAAAGATGTCATCTGTTGCAACAATTTCAAGTTTAGTAGCGTCCCATTGCCAATTTTTAAGTGGTAGCATTGCATTCGCAGACTGAATTGGAGAATTAAGACACTCAACAGCCTACAAGTCAAGTACTCACAGCCTTCAGTATCAATGCCCCGAACAAACTTTCTTGCTTCATCCAAATTTTCAGGAGTGGCTTTGATTAATGTTTCCTTCCAGGTGTGTACATCGCTACCAAACAGTATGAAATTGAAGTGGTCATCTTCTTTAATATCATCTAAGATTTTTAGAAGTGCTTCTCTTGTCTgtaagaagaagaaatttaaattaattgttCAACTATAAAGAAATGGGTGCTTGCAGCTTTTACATAACTAATCTCtccagtgcttttttcttttgtttctttcatacAGAGAATTGTGCAAATAATTCTCGGCTTGTTCCACCCTTCCTATTCCTGCGTCTATTTCAAAGTAATTCTAATGAAGTTATACAGTTGCAGTTACATCTGGAAAATTGTTTTAgctgagaggaaaagcaaatctTACATCACACATTGTTGGCATGGCAAAATTAAAATGCTGGAAAATAAGGTAGCTACAGGTTTGTGGAAAAGGTCATAAGTAAGTATGGATATTTTAATGCAGCACCAAAATTTGAAAGTTTTGATCATTAGATTGGATTGAGTAGTCCCAACTACAAAAAGAGCTGTTCccaagaggagagagaaagaacaacATTGATAATGGACAGagtactatatatatatatatttaattttgaaactgGCCAACACATCTGAGTGACCTCTCTGAAAATGCTGATAGTCTGAAAGTTTTGAAATAATAACGTCTAAGTAAGCAAAACATAGCCTAAATGTATAGAATTTTATTCTACAGCAAGACTTCAAGCTAGTTTTTACAGTATTGAGAATTTGTGAAGCCACAGCATAAAAGCATCTGGTATAActcagaataatagaatcatagaattgtttgagttggaagggatagttaaagatcatccagtacaTCTCTCATCCAGTACATCTCtcctgtaatgaacagggacatctgcagctagaTCAGTGCTGAGAGCttcctccagcctgacctcaaatgtctccaaggatgcaGCATCCAGCAtatctctgggtaacctgtgccagtgcctcagcatcCTTATCATAAAAAGCTCCTTTTTAcacccaatctaaatctccccacttttagtttgaaacaatttccccttgtcctgtcacagcagactctgctgaagagtctttcatcttctttcttaCATCTCCTTTAAAAATTGAAAGGTTGCTctcagatctccccagagccttctgttctccaggctgagcagcccagccccagctctcagcccatcctcacaggagaggtgctccatccctttGATTATTTTGATGGCCCTCCTCTAGATCCAAAATGTCcacatctcttctgtactgaggactccatttctggacgcagtactcaccagcacagagtagaggtCACCTTCCTGACATGCTGATcatgctgctttggatgcagtgcAGGATATGGTtggttttctgggctgtgaggacaCACTACTGGCTGccagtcccagtactgacctCCAAGGCACACCACTCATCACTAATCTCCATTTGAACACCTAGCtattgaccaccactctctatGAATGACCAGTTATTATTTATTGAACaatccacccatcaaatccatatctctccaatttagagagaaggatgttaggtgggaccatgtcaaaggcacCCAACGTCACCATGTCCTTTACATCATGACAGAGGATCTTCCACCGAGACTCTAAAGTAGTGTGATAACTTACCTGTTGTATTTCTCTTCCACTCATTGAGCCACTGATATCTATTATAAAAACAACATTCTTGGGCAACTTTGGAAGATTCGTTGGTGCAAAGAAGTGCACAAAGTAGCCATTGacaatctgaaaagaaaggacaTCAGATAAAattgatgaaaaagaaagtacttTGATTTAGACTCTAGTCCCTGAGTAGACTAACAAATTCTCACCAATCTCACCTCCATCCATGAGCCCAGGAGTGTTGTTTAAGTTCAAACCTGAGCCTGCTTGACTTACACCTGTCTCTAGCAGTGTCACAACTATGCCTGCTCCCATCTGTTCATGGACTGATTTGGAACCCACTCTGTATTCTGACTTCGCACCACAGCTTGCCTCATCCTGACAAATTTGCCTGGTGATCTGGACTCTTGGCTGAATCTGAATACCATCTCTAGGTCTGCCTTAAGGAATCTGGGGACTGGAGTCTTGGTGAGGTTGAGCTGTCATAGTCAGCTTCCTGCCCTTTAGGGAGCAATTGACCTTGACTACTCTAACATTTATCTGTGAAAGATAAGCACATTCAACAGTGAAAATCTGCCAGACATTTATCTGCAAAATTACCTGCAGATTATCTGGAGTTGTTCTCTTCACATCGTATTTAACAATAAAATCTCCATCCAAGAGTGACTGTGAGCAATTTTCACAGGTTCGCTGTTGATCAAGAGATGGCTTGAAAGAGATATGCCCCTGAAAAGGAGAAACTTCTTTAGATCTGAATCTTAATAGCTGAAAACTTTCTACAGAACACAAATAGGTCTGCAAGTTTGTAGAGCTGGTATATTTAGATTCACAGACATAAGGATGACCTGTTTTATATGGTTATGTATATTAGTATACTAGTATATCTGTATAAATAACTAATAGCTCAGGTTTGCTGCCTAGCTCTCtcttcagatgttttcttcctcatcttccttGGCTCCATCTTCCTTCCAGCCCTTCTCTCCAAATGATACGTTTGATAGGAATGTTGAGCAGTCTGTGTGTTAGGACTTCTATCACTTTCATACATGAGAAAACTACTTGTTACTGACACCATTCTTCCACAGGAAATAGTCCAATTGGTGTCCAAGCTTCCACGTGTTGTTGTGGGACAAAGGTGCAGTTCCACGCTAATAGCTGCAAGTGTCTTTCCAACTGCATGGTGACAGCCTTCAGCTTCCTAGCTTGGAATTCAGAGTTAATTTGCAGAGAGAAAGCTTTATTTACTCTATTTTTAGCCTCTCACTTTCACTGCTAGTGACTGCAGCACTTTTACATAGTAAATAAAATATGGAAGGCGTTACTGTACCTTTTCATGGGAGAAAGTTTTCTTTATGACATTTTGCAGATCATTGGTGATGAATGTTCCTTCTGCTTCCAGCTCACTGATACCTTGTGGCTCAAAGATATTTACTTCAATCTGAAATATGAattgaaaattgtttttattggcTATCCCACAGTATATCAACTTAGACATTTACAGGAGGAtctgaaggaaatgaaggatATGAAGGAGGGattttcttaaaaggaaaacaagtttaCTTCTGTAATTAATAACAGCAGTCCAACATATCTTCTACATAGAACTTAAAAGAcaaattagaaacaaacaaagctcTATAGAAATGGTTAGTAAAATGGTTAGCTGGTGGAATTTTGTCAAATGTCAAATACCTAAGTCCTTCAAAAATATAATCCAGCTGTGAGCCATGGCCAAGTTTGATATATATTTCAGTTTGCCTTTCATCTTAATATGtttgaaataatgcttttaaacaTACAGGTACTGAGTTTTGTAATGATTTTTACACAACATTTGATCGGTAAGGCTGAGTTTTAACAAAGCAGACAGAAGTGATCAAAGACAAGTTTTAGCACAGAAAAGCCAGTGTTCTAGAATGCAATATATGCATCACTGTAATTTAGCACAACATATTTTTATAATGATGTGAGAAAGACATATTTTTGTAGTGATACTATGAAGGCATTATAAAAGTTATTTTGCTCCAAAATATCTTAacagcttttcagttttctgtatggcatttcttttggagGCTTACTAGCTGAGCTAGCTCAGAAGCCCATCAATCAAAATCTGCAGTAAAGCATATTGGTGGGGACTCCCCACATGGATATTATGGGGCCTTCAGTCCAGCTGTAGGCCAGTAGGAATGATCACGGTACTCCTCTTTCTACATATGTACAGAATCTCACCATCTCTTAAGCTGCAGAATTAAATTTGACATCTACCTCAAAATCTTTGACAAGCTGCTTCGGTTTTACTTTGATGAACATCTCATATTTTCCAAATTGCCTCTTCAGTAGTTCTTCATATGTGAGTTCAAAAGTGACTTTACTGCCTGCTGCGATGTTGACTGAAACAgtgaatttttctgttttccttcccgAAGCCCTATGTTTAAGGgggtaagaaaaaaatcatcctcTTTCACAATATTTCTTGCTTGCATTTGGTTGGTGCagtacaatttttaaaaagaagtaacaCAAAGATGGGAATTTTCATCAGTTGCTAAAGTCATAATCAAACAGCATAGAGTTTATCCAAGTTTTCCTAGGAGCTTTGTCCCAGAACTGGATATGCACATCACGTGAAAGACGCAGAAACCTTCTTTTCTTAACTGCAGATACTACCTGCCAGAAATTGTATTTCCTTCTTCATAATTTATGCTAAAATAACTCTAAATTAATGATACTTGTCCTCTTGATCCTATAAGAAAACAAGCTTCAGAAATATGCCAGAGCAAGATATGAATCTCACAATTTCCTACAGGGTAATGGCATGGAAGCCACACCAGACATCATTCTTACTTGACA from Lagopus muta isolate bLagMut1 chromosome 11, bLagMut1 primary, whole genome shotgun sequence encodes the following:
- the LOC125698850 gene encoding inter-alpha-trypsin inhibitor heavy chain H3-like, producing the protein MESHLLLYILLLIPAFASSDFLVTHVRNIKKRNSDNDLVVNGIEIYRMKIDSKVTSRFAHNVITSRAANRGNAHKEVFFDVELPKTAFITNFSMTIDGITYPGNIKEKEAAKQQYEKAVSKGQTAGLVKASGRKTEKFTVSVNIAAGSKVTFELTYEELLKRQFGKYEMFIKVKPKQLVKDFEIEVNIFEPQGISELEAEGTFITNDLQNVIKKTFSHEKGHISFKPSLDQQRTCENCSQSLLDGDFIVKYDVKRTTPDNLQIVNGYFVHFFAPTNLPKLPKNVVFIIDISGSMSGREIQQTREALLKILDDIKEDDHFNFILFGSDVHTWKETLIKATPENLDEARKFVRGIDTEGLTNLYGGMMKGIDMLKAAHEENLVPKRSASIIIMLTDGQPNVGISNTQDIQTHVKKAIEGKYTLYNLGFGYGVDYNFLEKMALENKGLARRIYPDSDSALQLQGFYDEVSNPMLMDVELNYPENEIADVTKNSFKHFYDGSEIVVAGRLRDINQNSLTVDVKGEGANDALSFTSHQDKEQTAKAFQEQGYIFGDFIERLWAYLTIEQLLEKRISATGEEKENLTAEALDLSLKYKFVTPLTSMVVTKPEDDENQAAIADKPTEAQAAPVVAQASPVHYVYASSPTWYTSVDGDPHFIISVPQKEDAICFNINEKPGAVLRLINDPVTGITVNGELIGDKKVNNDAKIQNTYFGKLGIANKHLDLKVTVTPEKITIQNETGKTTFTWLDSVTFQQESLTLIINKKKSLELSMGSGASFVIVLHQVWKKHPLHKDFLGLYTLESHKLSEQTHGLLGQFFHPIDFAILEMHPGSDPKKPDATMIFKNKELIVTRGWQKDYRRDPEHGLDVPCWFVHNNGAGLIDGVHTDYVASSLF